The Sulfitobacter indolifex genome contains the following window.
GGTGCCGGGGCCAATCCACAGTCGGATCATTGCCATGAACTGCGCAATGGCCACCAATACAAGCGCGCCATAGAGCGTGAGAGTGAGAAAATCACTTGCTTGGGTCACAGGAAAATCTCCTTCAGGCGGCGTTCATAACGGTCTTTGATCTCATCTCGCACCGCATCGGGGTCGGTGGCGTCCAGCGCATGCACCAGCAGGTAGCGCCCATTGTCCGACAGATCAGCCGAGACGGTGCCGGGCGTCAAGGTGATGGTGCCTGCCAGAATGCTGATCGCTTCGGGCTCTTTCAGGTCCAACGGTATGACCACCCAAGCGGGCGACATGCTGGCGTTGGATTTGGTCAAGATGATCCACGCCACTTGAATATTGGCGATGATAATGTCCCACAGCACCAAGATCACATAGGCGATCATGCGTAGCGGGCGAATGCCTTGGGGCCGGTCGGTCCACCAACGCGCGGTCAGCACCGGGATCACAATCCCGAGGATCAGACCAAAGACCAGCATGCCCGCGCTAAATTTGTTTTGCAGCAGGACCCAGACCACCGTCAGCAACAGGGTCAGAAACGGGTGCGGCAACAGCCAACGGATAGGTCGCATCATATCAATGGGCCTCCTCTTTGCCGTCCGACAGCTTGCCGGGGGTCTCTAGCACGGTGCTCAGATAGCGCTCAGGGCTGAACAGTTGTTTTGAGATCGCCGTGGCATATTGCGTGGCCGGGCCCGCCAGCAGCGTATGCGCGACCAGCAGCGCCAGCAGGCCACCCACCGCAACATAGCTCAGCGCCGCGGGCGCCTCGGCAGGGGTGGCCCCCTCTTCCGGCGCAATGCTGCGGGATTTCCAAAAGACCACACTGCCCGCGCGGCCAAAGCCTACGAGGCTTAGAAGGCTCGCGCCCAAGATCACGGCCCAGATCCAGACCCAGAACTCATTCTGGGCAGCGGCGTCCATGATCAGCAGCTTACCAACAAAGCCCGACAGCGGCGGCACACCGACCATGGCGATGGCCGCGACAAAGAACAACGCGGCGGTCAGCTTGGCCCCCGCCACTTGCGGCTGGGCCGTCAGATCAAGATTGTCCCGCCCGGCCCGTGCCAGATCGGCAATCAGGAACAGCGCGCCTGCGGCCAGCGTCGAATGCACGATATAGTAAAGTGCTGCGGCAATGCCTTCGGGGGTGAACAGTGCGATTGAGATCATCACCATCCCCATGGACCCGATGACCGAGAAGGCGACCAGTCGGTCCAGCTGCTTGGCTGCCAGCACACCGACCATGCCAAGCGCCAACGACAGCAGCGCGGCAGGCAGCAGCCATGTGGTGTGCAGATCTGCTGTTGCGGCAAGGCTTGGCGGGAAGATCAGCGTATAGACGCGGATGATCGCGTAAGCGCCGACCTTGGTCATGATCGCGAAAAGCGCCGCCACCGGGCCGGGTGCTTCGGCATAGCTGGAGGGCAACCAGAAGTGCAGCGGCACCACGGCCGCTTTGACCGCAAAGACCATCAAGAGCAGCACCGCTGCGATGCGGATACCCACCGTCTCACCTGCGTCGATCAGGGCCACACGCTGCGCCAGATCGGCCATGTTCAGCGTGCCCGTCTCCGCATAGATCGCGCCGAGCGCAAAAAGGAACAGCGTCGAGCCGAGCAGGTTATAGAGCACATATTGCACCCCTGCCCGCAGCCGGAATGTGCCCCCGCCGTGGATCATCAGCCCGTAGGAGGCGATCAGCAGCACTTCGAAAAAGACGAAAAGGTTGAAAAGGTCGCCGGTCAGGAACGCACCCATGATCCCCATCAATTGGAACTGGAACAGCGCATGGAAATGCCGCCCGCGTTCGTCCCATTTCGAGCCGATGACATAGAGCAGCACAAACAGCGCCAGCACCGCCGTCAGCGTCAC
Protein-coding sequences here:
- a CDS encoding Na+/H+ antiporter subunit E; the protein is MMRPIRWLLPHPFLTLLLTVVWVLLQNKFSAGMLVFGLILGIVIPVLTARWWTDRPQGIRPLRMIAYVILVLWDIIIANIQVAWIILTKSNASMSPAWVVIPLDLKEPEAISILAGTITLTPGTVSADLSDNGRYLLVHALDATDPDAVRDEIKDRYERRLKEIFL
- a CDS encoding monovalent cation/H+ antiporter subunit D; translation: MTHWLILPIVLPAFLAPFIVLAARYHITIQRVLSLFGALALIAVGLGLSVEASSGTVMLYQLSDWAAPFGIVLVGDRLSTLMVTLTAVLALFVLLYVIGSKWDERGRHFHALFQFQLMGIMGAFLTGDLFNLFVFFEVLLIASYGLMIHGGGTFRLRAGVQYVLYNLLGSTLFLFALGAIYAETGTLNMADLAQRVALIDAGETVGIRIAAVLLLMVFAVKAAVVPLHFWLPSSYAEAPGPVAALFAIMTKVGAYAIIRVYTLIFPPSLAATADLHTTWLLPAALLSLALGMVGVLAAKQLDRLVAFSVIGSMGMVMISIALFTPEGIAAALYYIVHSTLAAGALFLIADLARAGRDNLDLTAQPQVAGAKLTAALFFVAAIAMVGVPPLSGFVGKLLIMDAAAQNEFWVWIWAVILGASLLSLVGFGRAGSVVFWKSRSIAPEEGATPAEAPAALSYVAVGGLLALLVAHTLLAGPATQYATAISKQLFSPERYLSTVLETPGKLSDGKEEAH